TGAGCTTCTTCAACAAGAACAAGGACTGAGCGCGGTCTGACAGGGGGAACGCGTCATGTCTCAAGACCTGAAGGACCGACACGACGTCGAGCTGGCCGCCCAGGCGGCGGCCGGCGGGCGGCGGGAGTTCGGCGAGCTGGTCCGGCGCCACGGATCGGCCGTTCGGGCCCTGCTGCGCCGGATGGGGGCCGAGAACTCGGTCGCCGACGATGTCGCCCAGGATGCCTTCATCCAGGCCTATCAGCGCTGTGCCGAGTTTCGCGGCGAGGGGACCTTCCTAGCCTGGGTCAAGCGGATCGCGGCGCGCCTCTATATCAAGCGGCGTGCCAAGGAGGCGCGTTATGTCGACGAGGTCGCGGCGGTCGATGAGGCCGGTCCATCGGTGGACCACGTCGCCCGCGTCGACCTGGACGAGGCGCTGAAGACCCTGAGCGAGGTCGAGCGCCTTTGCGTCTCGCTGTGTCACGGGGCAGGCCTGGCCCACCCGGAGATCGCGTCGGCCCTAAATCTGCCGCTCGGAACGGTGAAGTCTCATGTCAAACGTGGTCTGGATAAACTCCGCGCGCGGCTCCAGCCGGAGCCCACGGGGACTGTGGGGAGGTCCGCTCATGTCGGCTGACGAGTTTGACCCCTTTATCGAGCGTCAGTTCTCCCGCACTCCGGTCATGGCCGATGCCGAACTGTTTGCAGCCGACATCGACGCCAGGCTGGCATCGGGCAGCCGGGTCCGAACCATGGCCCTGGCGCTCGCCGGGCTGATCGGCGGGGTCGTGGCGGTCCAGGAAACCATGAGCGTCAACCTGAACCTGTCCCGCGACAGCGGTCCGGTGGCGGGTGAAGCCGTGGGGCAGGGCATCGAATCCCTGACAACCCGCGCTCAGGGCTTGGCGGAGGCCGGACTGGACCAACTGGGCTTGTCAGGTGTGGCGCTTGGTTCTCTGGGGGCCATGCAGCTATTCTGGATCACGGCCGGTGCGCTGATCGCGATTGCGGCGGCCGGGGTGATGAAACTGTCCCAGGAGGTCTGAGTGTCCAGCCAGAAACAGGATCCGGTCAAACGGATCGCCGCCCCCGACATTCTGGCGCGCAAGGGCAAGGAGCCGATCGTCTGCCTGACCGCCTATGACGCCCCAACGGCCGAGATCCTGGATGCGCACTGCGACCTGCTGCTGGTCGGCGACAGTGTCGGCATGGTGGTCCATGGATTGCCGAACACGGTCGGGGTGACGCTGGAGATGATGATTCTGCATGGGCAGGCGGTCATGCGCGGCGCGCGGCGCGCCATGGTCGTGGTCGACATGCCCTTCGGCAGCTATGAGGGCGGAAAGGAACAGGCCTACGCCAACTGTGCCCGCGTGATGAAGGAGACGGGGGCCCAGGGGGTCAAGCTGGAAAGCGGCCCGACCGTGCCCGAGACCATCGCCTATCTGGTCCAGCGCGGCATTCCGGTCATGGGCCATGTCGGCCTGCGCCCGCAGGCCGTGCTGACCGAGGGCTCCTTCAAGGCCAAGGGACGGACCGATGACGAACGTCTGCGCGTCATGGCCGAGGCCGAGGCGACGGCTGATGCGGGGGCGTTTGCCGTGGTGGTTGAGGGCGTGGCCGAAAGCCTGGCCCGCGAGATTACCGAGACGATCGACAAGCCGACGATCGGCATCGGGGCCTCTGCGGCCTGCGACGGGCAGATCCTGGTGGTCCCGGACATGTTGGGCCTGTTCGACTGGACCCCGAAGTTCGTGCGTCGCTATGCCGACCTTCGGGGCGACATCGACCGCGCGGTTGCGACCTATGCCCAGGACGTGCGGGCCCGCCGTTTTCCTGCCGAAGTCGAGACCTACTTCTCCAAAAAGCCGGTTTCGTCCTGATCGCTGCGTTGCGGGCTCGATGCCGACCCTCTAGGGTCGCGCCGGTTTGCTGTTAAGCGATGATTGGGGCGACGTTTCCGTGGTTGATGTCTTCGAGCAGGTCGAGGAGGAGCTTCGCTCCGATCGATACAAGCGTCTGGCCCGCACCTGGCTGCCCGTCGTCGGCGGCGTGCTGCTGCTGGCGCTGATCGCGGCCTTGGCGTGGTGGGGCTATGACAGCTGGCAGACCCGTCAGGCCGATCAGGCGTCAGCCGCCTATGACCGCGGCATCGAGGCCTTGCAGGGCAATAACCCCGCCGGGGCCGAGGCTGCCTTCGCCGAAGCCGAGAAGAAGGGCAATCGCGCCTATCGCGCCATGGCCCTGCAACACCGTGCGTCGCTGGCGCTGGCCGAGAACCGCATTCCGCAGGCCATCGCCCTGTTCGACGAGGCCGCCAAGGTTGGGGGCGATCCGCTGCTGGCCGACCCCGCGGCGCTGAAAGCCGCCTGGCTGGCTATGGACAATGGCGAGGATCTGGCTGCCATCGAAGCGCGCCTGACCCCTCTGACCGAAGAGGGCCGCCCGCTGCGCGCCTTCGCTCAGGAAGCGCTGGCCCTGGCGCGGCTGCAGTTCGGCAAGACGGCCGAGGCGCGTGAGGTTCTGGTGCTGCTGCAACTGGGTCAGGACGTGCCGGACGACGTGCGTGAACGCGCCACCGCCGCCATTGCGATGATCGACAACGGCACTGCCGGCAATCTGGCTGCCATCGTCCGCAATCAGGCCAGTGCCCCGGCCCCGACCGCCGCCGCCAATCCTCAGGCTGCCGGACCGACCGCCCCGCCGGTGGCTCAGTGATCAATACCTCCGTGACCTCCACCCCAGTGATCGTTTCCTCCAGGATGCCCGCGATGAACCGTGTTCTGAAGATCAGCCTGGCCTGCGCTCTGTTAGCCGGGGTGTCGGCCTGCGGCACTGTACGCAATGCGCTGCCGTTCGGCCTCGGTGGATCGCAACAGCCGACGTCCACGGCGACCGAGGGCACGCGAATCTCGGTGCTGGAGTTCGACCAGCAGCTGGCCCCCTCGGCGGCCTTGGCCGGTCGCGACTTTTTCCTGCCCGGGCCGGTTGCGGTCACCACCTGGTCGTCACCCGGTGGCACAGCCGAAAATCTGAACGAGCATATCATCGCGGCCTCCGATTTCACGGTCGGGTGGCGCCGCAGCGTCGGCTCGGGTTCGGCGCGTGACCGGCAGGTCATGTCTCCGGTCGTGGCTGACAATGGCCGGGTCTTCGTCATGGACGGCGAGTCCACCGTCAGCGCGCTCGACGCGCGTACGGGAGCCGTTGCCTGGAAGGTCAATGTGAAGCCCGAGGGCCGCGAGCGCGGCGGATTCGGCGGCGGCGTTGCTGTTGGCGGCGGCAAGGTCTTCGTCGCCTCCGGCTATCGCACCATGACGGCCCTGGATCAGGCGACCGGCGCAGTCCTGTGGCAGTCGCGGGTCGATTCGCCCCTGCATGGCGCGCCGACGGTGTCCGGATCGCGGGTCTATGTGATCGACGTCGACAACCTTCTGATCGCCTTCAACGTCAATACGGGCCAGCAGGACTGGGCCTTCCGCGGCATCGTGGAGCCGGCCCGCATCCTGCGCGCCTCCAGCCCGGCCGTGACCGGCGACACCGTCATTGCTCCCTTTTCGTCCGGTGAGGTAACGGCCGTCCGCGCGGCGACCGGCCAGCCCGTGTGGCAGGAGGTCCTGTCCCGCACGAGCCGGACCAGCGCCCTGTCCGAGATTCGCGACATCGCCGGCCGCCCGGTGATCAGCCGCGGCGTCGTCTATGCAGTCAGCCACTCAGGCGTGCTGTCGGCCATGGATGTCCGTTCGGGTAATGCCAAATGGGAACTGCCGATCGCCGGGGTCAATGCGCCGCTGCCGGTCGGCGACGTCGTCTATGTCGTGTCCAAGGACGGTGAGCTGACCGTGGTCAACCGCGAGACCGGCCAGGTCTATTGGACGCGAAACCTGAATGAGGGGCGGGTGCGTCAGGAAGGCGGACTTTTCGGTCTGTTCGACCGGACCGTGCGGCCGGAGTGGTCGGGCCCGATCCTGGCCTCCAACCGGCTGATTCTGGTGAACTCCGATGGCGAAGCCGTGGCCTACAACCCCAAGACGGGTGAGCAGACGGCCTCGATCCGGCTGGGAGGGGCGGCCTATATCGCTCCGGCGGCGTATGACGGCATGCTGTATGTCCTGACCGATAATGGTGATCTCGTCAGCATTCGCTGACGGGCCGCAAAAACTCAGCTAGAAGGCCGGCATGGCATTGAAGGTCGCCATCGTCGGCCGCCCCAACGTGGGCAAGTCGACCCTGTTCAACAGACTCGTCGGAAAGCGCCTCGCGCTGGTCGACGATCGCCCCGGCGTGACCCGTGACCGTCGCTATGCCGACGGCCACATCGGCGACATGGATCTGACGCTGATCGATACCGCCGGGTATGAGGACATCGACGACGACAGTCTGGAATCGCGCATGCGAGAACAGACCGAGGCTGCGCTGGAAGACGGCGACCTGATCCTGTTCATGATGGACGCGCGCGAGGGCGTGACCTCGCTGGATCGTATCTTTGCCGACCGTCTGCGCCGTCAGCACAAGCCGGTCATCTTGCTGGCCAACAAGTCGGAAAGCCGCGAAAGCGGTGGCGGCATCGGCGAGGCTTACTCGCTGGGGTTCGGTGAACCCGTGGCGATCAGTGCCGAGCATGGCGAGGGTATGGCGGACCTGTATGCCGCCGTCGTCGCCGCCAGTGCCGACATCTTCATCGAAGAGGTCGATGAGCCGGACAAGCCGATCCGCATCGCCATCATCGGCCGCCCGAATGCCGGAAAATCCACGCTGATCAACAGGTTGATCGGTGAGGATCGTCTGCTGACCGGTCCCGAGGCCGGTATCACCCGCGACTCCATCTCGGTCGACTGGGAATACGAAGGCCAGAACATCCGCTTGGTCGACACCGCGGGTATGCGCCGCAAGGCCCGCGTCCAGGAGAAGCTGGAAAAGCTTTCGGTCGCCGACACCATCCGCGCCATCACCTTTGCCGAGGTGGTCGTGCTGGTGATGGACAAGGATAACGCCTTCGACGTGCAAGACCTCCAGCTGGCCGATCTGGTCGAGCGCGAGGGCCGGGCCCTGGTTTATGTCGCCTCCAAATGGGACCTGGAGGAGGAACCCCAGTCCAAGCTGGCCGAATTGAGCCGCATCGCCGAGGACAAGCTGCCCCAGCTGAGGGGATCGCCCTTCGTCGCCCTGTCAGCCCATTCGGGGCGGGGTGTCGAACGCCTGATGCCTGCGGTGCTGAAGGCGCACGAAACCTGGTCGGTCAAGGTCAAGACCAAGGATCTGAACACCTGGCTGGCCATGGCCACGCAGCGGCATCCGCCCCCCGCCGTGGACGGCAAGCGGATCAAGCCGAAATACATGGCCCAGACCAAGGCGCGGCCCCCGACCTTCGTGCTGATGGCCAGCCGCGCCGAGGCGATGCCTGATCAGTACAAACGCTATCTGATCAACGCGCTGCGCGAGAGCTTCGACCTGCCCGGCACGCCGATCCGGCTGACGGTCAAGTCGGGGTCCGAAAACCCCTATGCCGAGGGCGGGTCTAAATCTGGTCCCGAGCGCTACAAGGGCGATGCCAAGACGGCACCCCGCAAGGTGATCAAGAAGGCTGAGAAGGCCGAGATGCTGTCCAATCTGCCCGGCAAGGCGCTGGAGCAGAAGAAGACCCGCACCGCCAAGCCCCGCATTATCACCGGGGTGAAGGCCAGCTCGTCCAAGAAGGCCGGTTCGTCCGTGGCCATCCAGAAGGGGGCCCGCGGCGGTGCCCGTCAGGTCTCTCGCTCCGGGCGCATCCGCACCGGCCAGAAGCACGCACCGAAGAAATAAGGGCTGGCCTGCCGAGGGCCGGTGTCAGATCAGCGCTGACACCGGCGGCCCTGCCTTCCAGTCCTTGAAGCTGACGGACAGCGGCGGTTCGCGGTGCGGACCGGCCAGATCGACGATCAGCGGGCCGATCTCGGACGGGTGCGGCAGGTCCATCGGGTCCTCGCCCGGGAAGGCCTGGGCGCGCAGTTGGGTCCGCATGCGACCCGGATCCAGGATGGCGACGCGGATCGAGGTCGATTCGATCTCGTCGGCCCAGCAGCGCATCAGGTTTTCAGCCCCAGCCTTGGTGGCCGCATAGGCCCCCCAGAAGGCGCGCGGGCTCTGGGCCAGGCTGGTGGTCAGGTGAATGACACGCGCGGCATCCGAAGCGCGCAGCAGCGGTTCCAGCGAGCGGATCAGGCGATAAACGCCGGTGAAGTTGATCTTTTCGACCTTGGCGAAGCTGCGAGGGTCGGCATGGGCCACGGGCGTCAGGCCCGCCGCACCCATGGTGGCTGCCGCCTGTACCCAGATGTCCAGCCTGCCGAACCGCTCGAACAGAGCCCCGCCCAGCCGGTCGATCGCTCCGCCATCGACCAGGTCGAATGGGATCAAGGTGGCGTGCTTGCCGGTGGCGGCAAAGATGGCGTCGTCCAGTTCCTCCAGCCCGCCCTGGGTGCGGGCGGCAGCAACGACATGGGCGCCAGCCTTGGCCAGGGCCACGGCGCTCTCATAACCGATGCCGCGCGAGGCCCCCACGACAAGGGCGATACGGTCGGCGAGGGGAGGGGTGCTGGACATGGGGTCTGGTAGCGTGCCCGGCCGATGCGTCAAGCGTCAGTGAGCGTGTCAAGCCGGTTGCCAGAGGCCGAAGCTGACGCCCTGGTCATCGCAGACGATGGCACTGAGTCCCGACGGGCTTTGGGAAGGGATCGCCGCCTGACCGCCCAGTTCAACCACGCGATCGCACATGGCCTTGATATCGGCGACCTTGAAATACAGGTGGGCAAAGGTTTTGCCCTCGCCCTGGCGGATACCGAAGTCGGGGCCGGTGTCCCCACCCGCGGCGACGTGGGCATAGCCGGGATTCGAAGATGCCTCGTCGAAGGTCCAGCCGAACAGGGCGGCATAGAAGGCGCGGGCCTTGGCCACATCCGGCGTGTCGAGGGTGAAGTATCCGAGGCGGTTGGTCATAAGGTCTAAGCGCTGACCAGAAGAGAAAGTTGCCGCTGGGTGACGTCGCGGCCCCCCTCTTCGATCTCGCGGTCCAGCAGACGGGTCGGGTAGTCGCCGGTGAAATAGTGGTCGGTGAACTGCGGATGGGCGTTGTCGCGCGCACCCACGCCCATCGCCCCATACAGGCCGTCGATGGACAGAAAGCCCAGGCTGTCGACCTCCAGGGTTTCGCGCATCTGTTCCATGGTGTGGGTCGCGGCCATCAGCTGCGACCGCTCGGGCATGTCGATGCCATAGAAGTCCGGGAACAGAATCTGGGGGCTGGCTGAACGCAGGTGCACCTCAGTCGCCCCGGCGGCGCGCACGGCCCGGACCAGTTTGACCGAGGTGGTTCCGCGCACGATGGAATCGTCGATCAGCACCACACGCTTGCCCTGGAGCACCGCCTTGTTGGGGCTGTGCTTCATCCGAACGCCCTTTTGCCGGGCACCCTGACTGGGCTGGATGAAGGTGCGGCCTAGATAGTGGCTGCGGATGATGCCCATCTCATAGGGAATGCCGCTTTCCTGGGCATAGCCGAGGGCAGCGGGAACACCGGAATCGGGCACGGGCACGACCACGTCCGCCTCGACCGCGTGCTCGCGCGCCAGGCCACGGCCCATAGCCTTTCGGACCTCATAGACCGAGCGGCCGTTCACGATGCTGTCGGGACGCGAGAAATAGACGTATTCGAACAGGCACGGCCGAGCCGCGCGGGCGGGGAAGGGCTTGATCGAGCGCAGGCCCTCGTGGTCGATGACAATGATCTCGCCGTGTTCGACATCGCGTTCGAACGTCGCGCCGATAGTGTCCAGGGCGCAGGTCTCAGACGCCAGGACCCAGGTATCACCCAGACGGCCCAGGACCAGGGGGCGGATGCCCAGGGGGTCGCGCGCACCGATCATCTTGGTGCGGGTCAGGCAGACCAGCGCATAACCGCCCTCGATCCGGCTGACGGCATCGATGAAGCGATCGACGATCTTGGCCTTACGGCTGCGAGCGATCAGATGGAGGATGACCTCCGAGTCCGAAGTCGACTGAAAGATCGCGCCTTCGCCGACCAGCTGGCTGTGCAGGTATTTGAAGTTGGTCAGGTTGCCGTTGTGGGCGATGGCGATGCCGCCCTGATCCAAATCGGCGAACATCGGCTGGATATTGCGCAGAAAGCTGCCGCCAGCGGTCGAATAGCGGGTGTGTCCGATGGCGGCCGAGCCAGGCAGCCGCTCGGGCAGATCGGGACCACCGAAGGCTTCGCCCACCAGGCCCTGATGACGTTCGGTGTGAAAGCGCTGATCCTTCACGCTGGCAATGCCGCACGCCTCCTGGCCGCGGTGCTGCAGGGCGTGCAGGCCCAGGGCGGCGACGGAAGAGGCCTCGTCCCCGTCGGTACTCCAGACACCCACGACCCCGCACTCCAGCCGCAGCTGGTCGTCTTCGGGCTCGCGCCAGTGGGGTCGATGAACGACGGGATCGGCGATCAGATGGCGCATCGTCGGGACTCCGATGACCGATTACCTGGAACTAGGGGGCTTGGTCGGGCGACGTAGGCTCAGTTTTTGGCGCAGGCAAGGCATCGTCGCTGGAAAAACCTTTCCGCACGGACGAATCCACGACCGGCGCCAGGGCGTCGGCACCGCGGCCGATGCCCGGAAGGACGATCTGGATCAGGCGCGCCGCCCCGGCACTGACTGGATACAGGGCCGCAGTGCCCAGCCAGCGTGGTGTGCGCTCGCCTGGCAGGGCGGCAACGATCACCAAGTGCACCGCTCCGATCAGGACCAGTCCCCGTGCCGCACCGACGAAGATACCCAGGATACGATCCACACCACCCAGCTGGGGATGGGCCTGGGCCCGCTTCGACAGGACCGACCCGAAGATGCGGATGCCGAAATAAACGGTCAGGAAGGACACCAGGGCCGCCGAAATCGTGCCCGCCCAGTCAGGATTGACCAGGGCCCGGCCCAGCGGAGCGGTTAGCGGCAGGGCGACCAGAGCAAGGAACGCCGCCAGCACGAAGCTCAGCAGGGTCACGATCTCCCGCGTCCCACCGCGCACCCATCCGGCGGCTGCGGAACCCAAGATGACCACGAGGGCGAAGAGATCGTAAGGCGTCACGCGTGGGGCCTCGGATGAGCAGACCTACTTACCGTAGCGGCTTTGCGAGATTCGATCGACCGCTTCCGTCAATCGGCTGACCGGGGTGGTGGTGACGCCCTGATCCTTTACAGCCAGTTGTGGGCATAGGGCCCGATCGAAGCCCAGTTTGCTGGCCTCGCGCAGGCGCGCTTCTGCGCGTCCCACTGCCCGGACCTCTCCCGACAGGCTTATCTCGCCGAAGACGACGCAGCCTTGGGGCAGGGGTTTGTCCGTCGCTGAACTGATCAGGGCGGCGGCAGCCGCCAGGTCGGCAGCGGGTTCGTTGATCCGCAGGCCGCCGGCGACGTTCAGATAGACATCCTGATCTCCGAAGCCGAAGCCGCAGCGCGCCTCCAACACCGCCAGGACCATGTTCAGGCGACCTGTGTCCCAGCCGACGACCGCGCGGCGCGGCGTGCCATATGCAGATTTTGACACCAGAGCCTGCATCTCCACCAGGACCGGGCGCGAGCCTTCGATGCCGGCAAAGACGGCCGCACCGGGGGCCCGGTCCTTACCCTCGCCGAGAAACAGCGCCGAGGGATTGGAAACTTCGCGAAGACCCGCATCCCCCATCTCGAAGACCCCGATCTCGTCGGTGGCCCCGAACCGGTTCTTGCCAGCCCGCAGGATGCGAAACGGATAACCGCGCTCGCCCTCGAAGCTGAGGACAGCATCGACCATGTGCTCGACCACACGCGGACCGGCGACCTGCCCGTCCTTGGTGACGTGACCGACCAGGATGACCGCGACGCCCTGCGACTTGGCCAGTCGAACCATTTCCCCGGCGCAGGCTCTGACCTGGGTAATGGAGCCGGGGCCGGCCTCATGGACATCGGACCAGAGGGTCTGGATGGAGTCGACCACCACGATGTCGAACGGCTCGCGTTTCAGCGTCGCCAGGATGTCGCGAAGGGCTGTCGCGGCGGCCAGATTGACGGGCGCTTTTTCAAGCCCCATGCGCTTGGCGCGAGAGCGGATCTGTTCGACCGCTTCTTCCCCCGAAATATAGGCGACGCGGGCTCCGTTCATGGCGGCGCGTCCGCAGACGTCGAGCAACAGCGTCGACTTGCCGACACCGGGGTCACCGGACAGCAGGATGGCTGAGCCCGGCACGACGCCACCGCCGCAGACGCGGTCGAACTCTGCCACGCCGGTCACGATGCGTGGTGGCTCAGGGGTATCAGATTCCAGGGACTCGAACTGAACGCCGCGCGTGCGGGACGTGCTGACGGCCTTCATCGCCCCGGGAGGCGCGGACTGGGCCTCCGCGACGATGGTGTTCCATTGACCGCAGGCCCCGCATTGACCGGACCACTTGCCGTGAACCGCCCCACAGGACTGACAGACGTAGATCGTGGAGTCCTTGGCCATGGCTCACCCATATCACCTGCCGACGATTCGAGATCGGGTCAGCGGGTGATGCCGGGGCGATGCGTCAGAAGCGGTCGTGGGTCAGGTGATCTGCTTGGCCGAGACGGGATCGCTGGCCGGGAAGGTCTCTTCCACCCCCTCGTCTACCAAGGCCTCCTGCCGGTCTTCAGCCTCTTTCAGATTGGGGGCCAGCTGGTCGGGCTTGCCTGTCGTTCGCTCAGCGGGACGGGCGTGCGGGGTGTCGGTGTCGCAATCCTCGCGGACGGTTTTGGCGGTGTCATTCATGGCGCGGTCCTTTCGATGGGGGTTTCGGCATCGGGGCCGTAACCGAGATCAGCGATGTCGTCGTCAGAGAGGCGTTTGGCCTCCCAATCGGCGGCACTGGCCTGGGCCCCGCGCTGGTTCCGCATCAGGCCGGTGTAGACCAGCTCCACCTCGTCGGATCCCTGTTCGCCCCGGCTTTCGGCGTCGATCTCGGTCTTTTTCGAGCGGTCCACGCCCAACAGAGCGTCGGCCTCGGCCTCGATGCCGTCGAGTGCGAGCTGGTCGTCCAGGTCGGACACCTCTTCGTCCTCGTCGAAATCTTCTTCGTCGGCATCACCATCGGCCTGGGTGACGTCGAGGACCTGGTCGGTCTCGTCCAGCAGCAGGTCGCCGTCGCCGTCGTCGTCCAGATGGGTCTCGTCGTAGACTTCGGCTTGATCCTGGCTGTCGAAGTCGGTGTCGGGTTGGGCCATGGTTGTCTCCTCTTGCCCATCACAACGCAGGCCGAAGAGACGATGTTCCTGATCAATCCGTCAGGCCTGGTTGTCGCGCCATTCTGACAGGGCAGAGGCCAGCCGATCCATGACAGGCCCCCATTCGCCAAATCCTTCGATCGGAAAGGCACGGGTCCCAGGGTAGCAGGGGTATCGGTCGGTACCGAACCGGGTCCAGGCGTCGGGCGTGGTGATCGCCCACCAGACCGCACCTGACGCCGCGGCCAGATTCGAGGTGGCATTGGCCGGGCCGACCACCAGATCCAGGGCGCAGCAGAGGGCCGCAACGTCCTCCAGATCGTTCTTCAGATCGATACCGGGCGGTGACCACAGGTTCAGACCGGCCGCACGCGCCTGCTCCAGTTCGGCCGAGCAGTCGCCGTACTGCAGATTGACGAAAGTCACCCCCGGCGTCTCCAGTACCGGACGCCACAGTTCGAAGGGCGAGAAATAGCGACGGCGCGACCCGTCCAGTTTCAGGCTCTTCCACAGCACACCGACCTTCGGCTGCGGGCCAAGCTCGGTCAGGACGCTCTTCCAGTGGGCAATGCGACCCGGGTCGGGCGTCAGAAAGGCCTGCCTGTCGGGAAAACGGTCCGGCGACGAGCGAACGTGGCCGAACAGGCTGCCGATCGGTGCCCACAGGTCCACCTCTCCGACCTCCGCAAGGTCGGCAGCGCGGGTCAGGCGACCCTCCTGTCGCACGGTAGCGTGCCGAACGACATCGGCACGCGGAAAGCTGCGCCGGAACAGGGGAACCAGCCGGTGCTCGACCGCGATCACAACCCGGCCTTCAGGTCCTACGGCGTCGATCAAATCGGGCAGGGCGTTCGCGAACAGCACCTCATCGCCCAGCCCCTGTTCGCCGAAGACGAGCAGACGTTGGCCGGTCAGGTCCTGACCGGGGGTCCAGGCCGGGGCCGTGGACAGAAAGCGGACGGCGTCGCGCAGATGAGGTGACAGCCGGGCCTGATAGTCGACGAAGCCCTGCACCAGGTCGCCGACCATGAAGCGGGTCAGGGCCAGGGCCATCCGCATGGTCTCGATCTCGAAGGGTTCATCGACCTGGGTCATGGCCTGTTCGATGTCGGCGATGGCCGAATGCGGA
The genomic region above belongs to Brevundimonas vitisensis and contains:
- the purF gene encoding amidophosphoribosyltransferase, which codes for MRHLIADPVVHRPHWREPEDDQLRLECGVVGVWSTDGDEASSVAALGLHALQHRGQEACGIASVKDQRFHTERHQGLVGEAFGGPDLPERLPGSAAIGHTRYSTAGGSFLRNIQPMFADLDQGGIAIAHNGNLTNFKYLHSQLVGEGAIFQSTSDSEVILHLIARSRKAKIVDRFIDAVSRIEGGYALVCLTRTKMIGARDPLGIRPLVLGRLGDTWVLASETCALDTIGATFERDVEHGEIIVIDHEGLRSIKPFPARAARPCLFEYVYFSRPDSIVNGRSVYEVRKAMGRGLAREHAVEADVVVPVPDSGVPAALGYAQESGIPYEMGIIRSHYLGRTFIQPSQGARQKGVRMKHSPNKAVLQGKRVVLIDDSIVRGTTSVKLVRAVRAAGATEVHLRSASPQILFPDFYGIDMPERSQLMAATHTMEQMRETLEVDSLGFLSIDGLYGAMGVGARDNAHPQFTDHYFTGDYPTRLLDREIEEGGRDVTQRQLSLLVSA
- a CDS encoding CvpA family protein, with translation MTPYDLFALVVILGSAAAGWVRGGTREIVTLLSFVLAAFLALVALPLTAPLGRALVNPDWAGTISAALVSFLTVYFGIRIFGSVLSKRAQAHPQLGGVDRILGIFVGAARGLVLIGAVHLVIVAALPGERTPRWLGTAALYPVSAGAARLIQIVLPGIGRGADALAPVVDSSVRKGFSSDDALPAPKTEPTSPDQAP
- a CDS encoding VOC family protein; this translates as MTNRLGYFTLDTPDVAKARAFYAALFGWTFDEASSNPGYAHVAAGGDTGPDFGIRQGEGKTFAHLYFKVADIKAMCDRVVELGGQAAIPSQSPSGLSAIVCDDQGVSFGLWQPA
- the panB gene encoding 3-methyl-2-oxobutanoate hydroxymethyltransferase; amino-acid sequence: MSSQKQDPVKRIAAPDILARKGKEPIVCLTAYDAPTAEILDAHCDLLLVGDSVGMVVHGLPNTVGVTLEMMILHGQAVMRGARRAMVVVDMPFGSYEGGKEQAYANCARVMKETGAQGVKLESGPTVPETIAYLVQRGIPVMGHVGLRPQAVLTEGSFKAKGRTDDERLRVMAEAEATADAGAFAVVVEGVAESLAREITETIDKPTIGIGASAACDGQILVVPDMLGLFDWTPKFVRRYADLRGDIDRAVATYAQDVRARRFPAEVETYFSKKPVSS
- a CDS encoding tetratricopeptide repeat protein, which translates into the protein MVDVFEQVEEELRSDRYKRLARTWLPVVGGVLLLALIAALAWWGYDSWQTRQADQASAAYDRGIEALQGNNPAGAEAAFAEAEKKGNRAYRAMALQHRASLALAENRIPQAIALFDEAAKVGGDPLLADPAALKAAWLAMDNGEDLAAIEARLTPLTEEGRPLRAFAQEALALARLQFGKTAEAREVLVLLQLGQDVPDDVRERATAAIAMIDNGTAGNLAAIVRNQASAPAPTAAANPQAAGPTAPPVAQ
- a CDS encoding SDR family NAD(P)-dependent oxidoreductase, which codes for MSSTPPLADRIALVVGASRGIGYESAVALAKAGAHVVAAARTQGGLEELDDAIFAATGKHATLIPFDLVDGGAIDRLGGALFERFGRLDIWVQAAATMGAAGLTPVAHADPRSFAKVEKINFTGVYRLIRSLEPLLRASDAARVIHLTTSLAQSPRAFWGAYAATKAGAENLMRCWADEIESTSIRVAILDPGRMRTQLRAQAFPGEDPMDLPHPSEIGPLIVDLAGPHREPPLSVSFKDWKAGPPVSALI
- a CDS encoding PQQ-like beta-propeller repeat protein, giving the protein MNRVLKISLACALLAGVSACGTVRNALPFGLGGSQQPTSTATEGTRISVLEFDQQLAPSAALAGRDFFLPGPVAVTTWSSPGGTAENLNEHIIAASDFTVGWRRSVGSGSARDRQVMSPVVADNGRVFVMDGESTVSALDARTGAVAWKVNVKPEGRERGGFGGGVAVGGGKVFVASGYRTMTALDQATGAVLWQSRVDSPLHGAPTVSGSRVYVIDVDNLLIAFNVNTGQQDWAFRGIVEPARILRASSPAVTGDTVIAPFSSGEVTAVRAATGQPVWQEVLSRTSRTSALSEIRDIAGRPVISRGVVYAVSHSGVLSAMDVRSGNAKWELPIAGVNAPLPVGDVVYVVSKDGELTVVNRETGQVYWTRNLNEGRVRQEGGLFGLFDRTVRPEWSGPILASNRLILVNSDGEAVAYNPKTGEQTASIRLGGAAYIAPAAYDGMLYVLTDNGDLVSIR
- a CDS encoding RNA polymerase sigma factor; translated protein: MSQDLKDRHDVELAAQAAAGGRREFGELVRRHGSAVRALLRRMGAENSVADDVAQDAFIQAYQRCAEFRGEGTFLAWVKRIAARLYIKRRAKEARYVDEVAAVDEAGPSVDHVARVDLDEALKTLSEVERLCVSLCHGAGLAHPEIASALNLPLGTVKSHVKRGLDKLRARLQPEPTGTVGRSAHVG
- the der gene encoding ribosome biogenesis GTPase Der, whose amino-acid sequence is MALKVAIVGRPNVGKSTLFNRLVGKRLALVDDRPGVTRDRRYADGHIGDMDLTLIDTAGYEDIDDDSLESRMREQTEAALEDGDLILFMMDAREGVTSLDRIFADRLRRQHKPVILLANKSESRESGGGIGEAYSLGFGEPVAISAEHGEGMADLYAAVVAASADIFIEEVDEPDKPIRIAIIGRPNAGKSTLINRLIGEDRLLTGPEAGITRDSISVDWEYEGQNIRLVDTAGMRRKARVQEKLEKLSVADTIRAITFAEVVVLVMDKDNAFDVQDLQLADLVEREGRALVYVASKWDLEEEPQSKLAELSRIAEDKLPQLRGSPFVALSAHSGRGVERLMPAVLKAHETWSVKVKTKDLNTWLAMATQRHPPPAVDGKRIKPKYMAQTKARPPTFVLMASRAEAMPDQYKRYLINALRESFDLPGTPIRLTVKSGSENPYAEGGSKSGPERYKGDAKTAPRKVIKKAEKAEMLSNLPGKALEQKKTRTAKPRIITGVKASSSKKAGSSVAIQKGARGGARQVSRSGRIRTGQKHAPKK